The following is a genomic window from Geoalkalibacter halelectricus.
TGTTAAGTTGTTCACCGTTAGCACTCCTGGCCTTTGAGTGCTAACGGGTCGGGCCGCATCGCGGCACCTCCGCCTTGGGGTCCGGGGAAGCTTTTAAAGTCATGAGCGAAACTCTTAACGAGCGCAGCCGCAAAATTCTCGAAGCCATCATCGAGGACCACATCGCCTCGGCCGAGCCCGTGGGTTCGCGTTCCATCACGCGCCGCCACGGCATCGGCCTCTCACCGGCCACGGTGCGCAACGTCATGGCCGATCTCGAGGAGATGGGTTATCTGGCGGCACCCCATACCTCATCGGGGCGTGTGCCCACGGAAAAAGGCTATCGCTTCTACATCGATTCGCTCCTCCAGGTGCGGGCCCTGACCCCCCAGCAAAAGGAGCGTATCCGGCGTTATTGCCGACGCCGCGGCCTGCGCGCCGACGAGCTGTTGCGCGAGGCCGGGCGGGTGTTGAGCAATCTCTCGCACTACACCGGCATCGTCATGGCGCCTCAGTTCACCGCCTCGGTGTTTCGCCACATCGAGTTCGTGCGGTTGTCTCAGGGGCGCATCCTGGCGATCTTCGTCGCCGAAAGCGGTCTGGTGCAGAACAAGATCATCGAAACCGATGAGGATCTGAGCCGCGGCGATCTCGAGCAGATGAACAATTATCTCAACCACTCCTACGCCGGGCTCTCCTTGCCGGAAATCAAGCGGCGGCTGGTCGAGGACATGTCGCGGGACAAAGCTCTTTACGAGCGCCTGCTCAAGCGCACCATGCCGTTGTTCAACGCGGCGTTATGCGAGGAAGAGAGCCGCGAGGTGTTCATCGAAGGGCTCAGCCGCATGTTCGAGCAGCCCGAATTCAGTGACCTGGAGCGCATGAAGCGGCTGTTCAAGGCCTTTGAGCAGAAAAGCCTGCTCGTTGAGTTTCTCGACAAGTGCCGCGAGAGCCAGGGCGTGCGCATTTTTATCGGCAGCGAGACCGAATATCGCGAGATCGAGGGATGCAGTCTGATCACCGCCGGCTATCGCAACGCGGACGGGCGCACCATCGGAACCCTGGGCGTCATCGGTCCGACGCGCATGGCCTATTCCCAGGTCATCCCCATCGTCGACTATACCGCCCAGTTGATGAGTCAGTTGTTTGAATCCGAGAAATAAACAGGAGAACAGGTAAAGTGTCGAAGAAAGAGAAGAAAGAAACGACCACCGCCCCCGAGGCGCCCCAGGAAGCCGCCGTCGAGGAACCCGAGGAAGAATCAGGCGGCGGCGCGCCCAACGACGAGGAGTCGGGCGAAGTTGCCGAGTTGGCGCGTGCCCTCGACGAGTGCCGTCAGGAAGCGCGGCGCAATCACGATCTTTATTTGCGCATGGCCGCCGATTTGGATAACTTTCGCAAGCGCGCCCAGCGTGAGCGCGAGGATCTGGCCAAGTTCGCCAATGAGAAGATCCTGCGCGAGGTTCTGCCGGTCATCGACAACCTTGAGCGGGCCGTGGAGCATGCCCGTCAGGAAGGCGGCAATTCCAAGGGCCTGGTCGAAGGCGTGGAAATGACGCTCAGCCAGTTTGCCAAGGTGCTGGAAAAGTTCGGCGTGGCGCCGCTGGAAAGCGTCGGCAAGCCCTTCGATCCGGCGCGCCACGAGGCCATGGGGCAGTTGGAAAGCGCCCAGCACCCGGCCAATACCGTTGCGCAGGAACTGCAGAAGGGCTATGTTCTGCACGAACGGCTGCTGCGCCCGGCCCTGGTCATGGTGACCAAGGTCCCCGCCGCTGGCGGTGAGGGCGAACAGAGCAGCGAGTGAGCAAATAATCGATAAGAGTTCGCGAAATAGTACATACCAAGGAGGAAACAAGGTTATGGGAAAAGTCATCGGCATAGATTTGGGCACCACCAACTCGTGCGTCGCGGTCATGGAGGGGGGCGAGCCCATCGTTATCGCCAACTCGGAAGGCTCGCGCACCACGCCGTCCATGGTGGCCTTCACGGAAAGCGGCGAGCGGCTGGTGGGCCAGCAGGCCAAGCGCCAGGCGGTCACCAATCCGGAGAACACTCTGTTCGCCATCAAGCGTCTGATCGGGCGCAAGTTCGATTCGGACGCGGTGCGCAAGGACATTGAGATCAGTCCCTTCAAGATCGTCGAGGCCGACAACGGCGATGCCTGGGTCGAGGTGCGCGGCAAGAAATACAGCGCGCCCGAGATCTCGGCCATGGTGCTGCAGAAGATGAAGCAGACCGCCGAGGATTATCTCGGTGAGCCGGTCACCGATGCGGTGGTGACCGTGCCCGCCTACTTCAACGATTCCCAGCGTCAGGCGACCAAGGACGCCGCCAAGATCGCCGGGCTCAACTTGCTGCGCATCATCAACGAGCCCACCGCCGCGGCTCTGGCTTACGGTCTGGACAAGAAGAAGGATGAAAAAATCGCCGTGTTCGATCTGGGCGGCGGCACCTTCGACATTTCCATCCTTGAGCTCGGCGACGGGGTGTTCGAGGTCAAGTCGACCAACGGCGACACCTTCCTCGGCGGGGAGGACTTCGACCAGCGCATCATCGACTATGTGGCCGACGAGTTCAAAAAAGATCAGGGCATCGACCTGCGCAAGGACAAGATGGCCCTGCAGCGTCTCAAGGAAGCGTCGGAAAAGGCCAAGTGCGAACTCTCCGGCTCCATGGAGACCGACATCAACCTGCCCTTCATCACGGCCGACCAGAACGGGCCCAAGCATCTCAACATCAAGCTGACCCGCGCCAAGTTGGAGAGCATCTGCGCCGATCTGCTCGACAAGCTGGTGGGACCGTGCAAGATTGCCCTTAAGGATGCAGGGCTTTCGCCCTCGGATATCGACGAGGTGATCCTGGTCGGCGGCATGACGCGTATGCCGGCGGTGCAGAAGCGCGTGCAGGACATCTTCGGCAAAACGCCCAACAAGGGTGTCAATCCCGACGAGGTGGTGGCCATCGGCGCCGCCATCCAGGGCGGCGTGCTCAAGGGCGAGGTCAAGGACGTGCTGCTGCTCGACGTCACCCCCTTGTCCCTGGGCATCGAGACCCTGGGCGGGGTGATGACCAAGCTCATCGACAAGAACACCACCATTCCCTGCCGCAAGAGCCAGATCTTCTCCACCGCCGCCGACAATCAGCCGGCCGTGTCGGTGCATGTGCTCCAGGGCGAGCGCGAGATGGCCGGCGACAACAAGACCATCGGCCGCTTCGAGCTGGTCGGCATCCCGCCGGCGCCGCGCGGTGTGCCGCAGGTCGAGGTGACCTTTGATCTCGACGCCAACGGCATTCTGCACGTCAGCGCCAAGGATCTGGGCACCGGCAAGGAGCAGTCGATTCGCATCACCGCCTCCTCGGGCTTGTCCGATGAGGAGATCGAGCGCATGGTCAAGGACGCCGAGGCTCATGCCGGCGAGGACAAGAAGAAGCGCGAACTCATCGAGGCGCGCAATCAGGCCGACGGCCTGGTCTACACCACCGAGAAGTCCCTCAAGGAGCATGGCGACAAGGTCGACGCGGCCACCCGCGAAGGCATCCAAAGCGCCCTTGAGTCTCTGAAGAAGGCCATGGAAGGCGACAGCGCCGAGGAAATTCAAAATAAAACCCAGGAATTGGCCCAGGCTTCTCACAAACTGGCCGAGGCCATGTACGCCAAGGCCGAGCAAGGCGCCGAGGCGCCCGGTGGCGAAGCCGCCGAGGGCGGCGGCGCCGGTGCCAAGGACGAGGACGTGGTCGACGCCGAATTCGAGGAAGTCGACGAGGACAAGAAGAAGTAGAGGAATGACGCC
Proteins encoded in this region:
- the dnaK gene encoding molecular chaperone DnaK, coding for MGKVIGIDLGTTNSCVAVMEGGEPIVIANSEGSRTTPSMVAFTESGERLVGQQAKRQAVTNPENTLFAIKRLIGRKFDSDAVRKDIEISPFKIVEADNGDAWVEVRGKKYSAPEISAMVLQKMKQTAEDYLGEPVTDAVVTVPAYFNDSQRQATKDAAKIAGLNLLRIINEPTAAALAYGLDKKKDEKIAVFDLGGGTFDISILELGDGVFEVKSTNGDTFLGGEDFDQRIIDYVADEFKKDQGIDLRKDKMALQRLKEASEKAKCELSGSMETDINLPFITADQNGPKHLNIKLTRAKLESICADLLDKLVGPCKIALKDAGLSPSDIDEVILVGGMTRMPAVQKRVQDIFGKTPNKGVNPDEVVAIGAAIQGGVLKGEVKDVLLLDVTPLSLGIETLGGVMTKLIDKNTTIPCRKSQIFSTAADNQPAVSVHVLQGEREMAGDNKTIGRFELVGIPPAPRGVPQVEVTFDLDANGILHVSAKDLGTGKEQSIRITASSGLSDEEIERMVKDAEAHAGEDKKKRELIEARNQADGLVYTTEKSLKEHGDKVDAATREGIQSALESLKKAMEGDSAEEIQNKTQELAQASHKLAEAMYAKAEQGAEAPGGEAAEGGGAGAKDEDVVDAEFEEVDEDKKK
- the hrcA gene encoding heat-inducible transcriptional repressor HrcA translates to MSETLNERSRKILEAIIEDHIASAEPVGSRSITRRHGIGLSPATVRNVMADLEEMGYLAAPHTSSGRVPTEKGYRFYIDSLLQVRALTPQQKERIRRYCRRRGLRADELLREAGRVLSNLSHYTGIVMAPQFTASVFRHIEFVRLSQGRILAIFVAESGLVQNKIIETDEDLSRGDLEQMNNYLNHSYAGLSLPEIKRRLVEDMSRDKALYERLLKRTMPLFNAALCEEESREVFIEGLSRMFEQPEFSDLERMKRLFKAFEQKSLLVEFLDKCRESQGVRIFIGSETEYREIEGCSLITAGYRNADGRTIGTLGVIGPTRMAYSQVIPIVDYTAQLMSQLFESEK
- the grpE gene encoding nucleotide exchange factor GrpE, which produces MSKKEKKETTTAPEAPQEAAVEEPEEESGGGAPNDEESGEVAELARALDECRQEARRNHDLYLRMAADLDNFRKRAQREREDLAKFANEKILREVLPVIDNLERAVEHARQEGGNSKGLVEGVEMTLSQFAKVLEKFGVAPLESVGKPFDPARHEAMGQLESAQHPANTVAQELQKGYVLHERLLRPALVMVTKVPAAGGEGEQSSE